A portion of the Enterobacter sp. SA187 genome contains these proteins:
- a CDS encoding manganese catalase family protein: MFRHVKQLQYTVRVAEPNPGLANLLLEQFGGPQGELAAACRYFTQGLSDDDPGRKDMLLDIATEELSHLEIIGTLVGMLNKGAKGELAEGTEKEAELYRSLTGRGNDSHITSLLYGGGTPLTNSGGVPWTAAYIDTIGEPTADLRSNIAAEARAKIIYERLINLTDDPGVKDALGFLMTREVAHQMSFEKALYSIRNNFPPGKLPPIEQYANTYFNMSEGEEVRGSWNSDENFNYVADPQPAVDGGDGKASVTLPPQQESDLLAMIKRTQSDPAINPVTGTDLGSVAEPIENTAAKKDV, from the coding sequence ATGTTCAGACATGTGAAGCAATTACAGTACACCGTTCGTGTAGCGGAGCCTAATCCAGGCCTCGCTAACCTTTTACTTGAGCAGTTTGGCGGCCCGCAGGGCGAACTGGCTGCTGCCTGCCGCTACTTTACCCAGGGCCTGAGTGACGACGATCCGGGACGCAAAGATATGCTGCTGGATATCGCCACCGAAGAGCTGAGCCACCTCGAAATCATCGGTACGCTGGTCGGCATGCTGAACAAGGGTGCCAAAGGTGAACTAGCGGAAGGGACTGAAAAAGAAGCAGAGCTTTATCGCTCGCTGACCGGCCGCGGCAACGACAGCCATATCACCTCTCTGCTGTACGGCGGCGGTACGCCGCTGACGAACTCCGGGGGCGTGCCCTGGACCGCAGCTTATATCGATACCATCGGCGAACCGACCGCGGATCTGCGTTCTAACATCGCTGCTGAAGCACGTGCGAAAATCATCTATGAACGCCTTATTAACCTGACGGACGATCCGGGCGTGAAAGATGCGCTGGGCTTTTTGATGACGCGCGAAGTGGCGCACCAGATGTCTTTCGAAAAAGCCCTGTACTCTATTCGCAACAATTTCCCGCCGGGTAAATTGCCGCCAATTGAGCAGTATGCCAACACCTACTTCAATATGTCTGAAGGGGAAGAAGTTCGTGGCAGCTGGAACAGCGACGAGAACTTCAACTATGTTGCCGATCCGCAGCCAGCTGTTGACGGCGGCGACGGTAAAGCCTCTGTGACGCTGCCTCCGCAGCAGGAAAGTGATTTGCTGGCGATGATCAAGCGCACGCAGTCCGACCCAGCTATCAATCCGGTCACCGGCACTGACCTGGGATCCGTTGCAGAGCCGATTGAAAATACCGCAGCGAAAAAAGACGTTTAA
- a CDS encoding 2-oxo-tetronate isomerase, with amino-acid sequence MTMPSASIANELGRLLTEKKLFLTTAESCTGGQIASALCAAKDTPSFYGSGFVTFTDEAKITTLGVKKKTIEMHTAVSQQTVIEMTAGAIAHSGADVAIAVSGYAGPDGGEDGTPAGTIWFAWQLPGSETYTQCKQFEGDSEAVLLQAANYAMAGTILLLEELKS; translated from the coding sequence ATGACAATGCCTTCGGCGTCTATTGCCAATGAATTAGGTCGCTTACTGACGGAAAAAAAACTCTTTTTGACCACTGCTGAGTCCTGTACCGGCGGACAAATTGCCTCTGCATTGTGTGCGGCAAAAGACACCCCCTCTTTTTATGGCAGCGGTTTTGTCACTTTTACGGATGAAGCAAAAATCACCACTCTCGGCGTTAAGAAGAAAACCATTGAGATGCACACTGCCGTAAGTCAGCAGACAGTGATTGAGATGACGGCCGGTGCTATTGCTCATTCTGGCGCGGACGTGGCAATTGCGGTCAGCGGTTACGCCGGGCCTGATGGTGGCGAAGACGGCACGCCCGCGGGAACTATCTGGTTTGCATGGCAATTACCAGGGTCAGAAACCTATACCCAGTGTAAACAATTTGAAGGGGACAGTGAGGCAGTATTATTGCAGGCGGCGAATTACGCCATGGCCGGCACTATTCTGCTGCTGGAAGAATTAAAATCCTGA
- a CDS encoding general stress protein codes for MTQQRGGSGNFSQDRERASEAGKKGGQQSGGNFKNDPERASEAGKKGGKNSHGGGRSS; via the coding sequence ATGACTCAGCAACGTGGCGGTTCCGGTAATTTCTCACAAGATCGCGAACGCGCATCCGAAGCAGGGAAAAAAGGCGGCCAACAAAGCGGCGGCAACTTTAAGAATGACCCTGAAAGAGCCTCAGAAGCGGGTAAAAAAGGCGGTAAAAACAGCCATGGCGGCGGACGTTCTTCCTGA
- a CDS encoding MFS transporter, producing MTSDNHAPRTRRAFSYAPFRHLFFARLFTVLGNGIAPIALAFAVLDMGGSATELGIVVAARSIFNVAFLLIGGVLADRYSRSMVLVSSSIIAALSQGLVAWSVLDGAATFTLLTVLGAINGAAAGIALPASSAMVPQTVPSPTLREANAFIQLGIYGGTVIGASLGGILISAIGPGWGLAVDALGFAAAAPLYLLTRAVAHASDGPASHILQDLRDGWKEFIARSWVWAIVAQFAIVNAAFSGIVMVLGPVVADATFGRANWGFIIAAQSLGLISGSLIALRWRPRRDLFIGVILVNLCALPVALLSLLPSPALLMAAFFMAGAGFGLFGVSWAQSLQTHIPPDKLARVYAYDALGSFVAIPAGELAAGPLAAHYGSSNVLLASAVAIVTATIAVCFTPSIRQLDNTPPLTSVAR from the coding sequence ATGACGTCAGATAACCACGCGCCGCGAACCCGACGGGCCTTTTCTTATGCGCCGTTTCGCCATTTGTTTTTTGCCCGCTTGTTTACCGTATTAGGTAACGGCATCGCGCCTATTGCGCTGGCGTTCGCGGTGCTGGATATGGGCGGCAGCGCTACCGAGCTTGGGATCGTCGTGGCGGCGCGTTCGATTTTTAACGTCGCCTTTCTGCTGATTGGCGGCGTACTGGCAGATCGTTACTCCCGCAGTATGGTGCTGGTGTCATCATCCATCATCGCTGCGCTGTCGCAGGGCCTGGTGGCATGGTCAGTGCTGGATGGCGCGGCGACCTTTACCCTGCTGACGGTGCTGGGCGCCATCAACGGCGCAGCGGCGGGCATTGCGCTTCCGGCCTCTTCCGCGATGGTACCGCAAACGGTGCCCTCGCCGACGCTGCGCGAAGCCAACGCTTTTATTCAACTGGGAATTTACGGCGGCACCGTTATCGGCGCTTCGCTGGGCGGGATCCTGATCAGCGCCATTGGCCCTGGCTGGGGACTGGCGGTGGATGCGCTGGGCTTTGCCGCCGCCGCGCCGCTGTATCTGTTGACCCGCGCCGTCGCGCACGCGTCTGACGGCCCGGCGTCCCATATTTTGCAGGACCTGCGCGACGGCTGGAAAGAGTTCATCGCCCGTTCATGGGTTTGGGCGATTGTCGCGCAGTTCGCCATCGTCAACGCGGCGTTCAGCGGTATCGTAATGGTGCTGGGTCCGGTAGTCGCCGACGCCACCTTCGGCCGCGCAAACTGGGGATTTATTATTGCCGCGCAAAGCCTCGGCCTGATCTCAGGATCGCTTATCGCGCTTCGCTGGCGGCCCCGCCGGGATCTGTTTATCGGCGTCATACTGGTCAACCTCTGCGCCCTGCCGGTAGCCTTGCTCAGCCTGTTACCTTCGCCCGCGCTGTTGATGGCGGCCTTTTTTATGGCAGGCGCAGGATTCGGATTATTCGGCGTGTCCTGGGCGCAGTCGCTGCAAACGCATATCCCACCTGATAAGCTGGCCCGCGTGTACGCTTATGATGCGCTCGGCTCCTTTGTGGCTATCCCGGCAGGCGAACTGGCTGCGGGGCCACTGGCGGCACACTATGGCAGCAGTAATGTGCTGCTGGCGTCAGCCGTGGCCATTGTGACGGCGACCATCGCCGTCTGCTTCACTCCTTCCATTCGTCAGCTGGATAATACGCCGCCATTGACGTCTGTCGCCAGATAA
- a CDS encoding SymE family type I addiction module toxin — protein sequence MSKAMRRITVGYVRRRHEERKTKIPRRYSLHPSLSLQGDWLAEAGFPTGAAVSVVVEFGQLIIRPCTE from the coding sequence ATGTCTAAAGCGATGCGCCGTATCACGGTGGGGTATGTGCGCAGACGTCATGAAGAGCGCAAAACCAAAATCCCCAGGCGTTACAGCCTGCACCCGAGTTTGTCCTTACAGGGCGACTGGCTCGCCGAAGCGGGCTTTCCCACCGGGGCCGCGGTCTCGGTTGTGGTCGAATTCGGGCAGTTGATCATCCGCCCGTGCACGGAGTAG
- a CDS encoding reprolysin-like metallopeptidase — protein MKRHPLLYLLGTSLLLGASQVSAADNSLFIKSKLLKSSSETRAIAADPATASVEVIGINSNIIADSTPFLTVLLPGQTKEEKVWLASFSKTDRGMQVWRGRYNRKMLKNTAMKSLKAADFDSVILVRKGDKVTGTVRRNGQLYRIQPLSSGQHAVIKINEAAVPYDTEHLETVISDVTYEESDAPDLSRLGYTLPCQSSWGADTTYPEKGWMVSYNERNYRSRWETKGEMPGVSPVWEPNGVCIQIGEAPAPLPLPVPVQVCAAEWAAQNSYPQADLLVSYQGINYRSRNKVAADDVPGVNPVWEPQGTCYVPAVPQPEKSTVSVLVAATPAAAKSLGDLDAVAQLAVEETNEGYENSGIDLKLVLAGTMIDPSYVEPANSSDMLRDLKNTNDNKLEEVHYQRGLTNANIAVLLAKKYGFCGQAYVNARASTAFAVVEASCAVGGYSFGHEIGHLLGAAHNKSSANAYAYSYGFGWQDPEFLFRTIMSYGCAKSCPRINYYSHATMEYNGKPMGNATEADNTRVLKERKETATTWH, from the coding sequence ATGAAACGACACCCACTATTATATTTATTAGGCACCTCGCTGTTATTGGGCGCCAGCCAGGTCAGCGCCGCGGATAATAGCCTTTTTATCAAAAGCAAATTACTGAAATCCTCCAGCGAAACCCGCGCCATCGCCGCGGATCCTGCAACGGCCTCGGTTGAGGTTATCGGCATTAACAGCAACATTATTGCCGACTCCACGCCTTTTCTGACGGTGCTGCTGCCGGGCCAGACGAAGGAAGAAAAGGTCTGGTTAGCCAGCTTCAGCAAAACCGATCGTGGGATGCAGGTCTGGCGCGGCCGCTATAACCGCAAAATGCTGAAAAATACCGCCATGAAGTCACTGAAGGCGGCTGACTTTGATTCGGTGATCCTGGTACGCAAAGGCGATAAGGTCACCGGCACCGTGCGTCGCAACGGACAGCTGTACCGCATCCAGCCGCTGAGCAGCGGCCAGCATGCGGTGATCAAAATCAACGAAGCCGCCGTACCTTACGACACAGAACATCTGGAAACGGTGATTTCTGATGTCACCTACGAAGAAAGCGACGCGCCTGATTTATCCCGCCTGGGTTATACGCTGCCGTGCCAGTCATCCTGGGGGGCCGATACTACCTATCCGGAAAAAGGCTGGATGGTGAGCTACAACGAGCGTAACTACCGCAGCCGCTGGGAAACCAAAGGCGAAATGCCGGGCGTATCGCCAGTATGGGAGCCAAACGGCGTATGTATTCAGATTGGCGAAGCCCCGGCGCCACTACCATTACCTGTACCCGTGCAGGTCTGTGCGGCGGAATGGGCGGCGCAGAACAGCTATCCGCAGGCGGATCTGTTGGTGAGCTACCAGGGCATCAACTATCGCAGCCGTAATAAGGTGGCGGCGGATGATGTGCCGGGCGTTAACCCGGTGTGGGAGCCGCAGGGCACCTGCTATGTGCCCGCAGTGCCGCAGCCTGAAAAGTCCACGGTGAGCGTGCTGGTTGCTGCCACACCGGCGGCGGCGAAAAGCCTGGGCGATCTGGACGCGGTGGCGCAGCTGGCGGTGGAAGAAACGAACGAAGGCTATGAAAACAGCGGTATCGATCTGAAACTGGTGCTGGCAGGGACCATGATCGATCCGTCCTATGTAGAGCCTGCGAATTCATCCGACATGCTGCGCGATCTGAAAAACACCAATGACAACAAGCTGGAAGAAGTGCACTACCAGCGCGGCCTGACCAATGCCAATATTGCGGTTCTGCTGGCGAAGAAGTACGGTTTCTGCGGCCAGGCCTATGTAAACGCCAGGGCGTCAACCGCCTTTGCGGTGGTGGAGGCTTCCTGCGCGGTGGGCGGTTACAGCTTCGGTCATGAAATTGGCCATTTGCTGGGGGCGGCGCATAACAAATCCAGCGCCAACGCTTATGCCTACAGCTATGGTTTCGGCTGGCAGGATCCGGAATTCCTGTTCCGTACCATCATGTCCTATGGCTGCGCCAAATCCTGCCCGCGCATCAACTATTACTCTCATGCCACTATGGAGTACAACGGTAAACCGATGGGCAATGCGACTGAAGCAGACAACACCCGTGTGCTGAAAGAGCGTAAGGAAACGGCTACCACCTGGCATTAA
- a CDS encoding sensor domain-containing diguanylate cyclase, producing MNIPALPANETERLKSLYMMDLLDRKDDERLSRLTRVAKATFNVPIALISLLDRDRQWLISPINENLRQTSRNVSFCAHAILLQGILIVKDAHKDERFAKNPYVTGAPFVRFYAGCPVHLPDGSIAGTICIIDSKPRDFSSDEINLLLDLGAVVEDEFLIISQAMTDKLTDLPNRRGFYRLGDKRFKEMTSTQTPFSLLYFVVDNLQSINDIWGHAEGDNVLRGFARSLGSCLHKDDICGRVDGSAFAVLLQQKNDHDADAFLFKLQTKIDELNLNADNKYHINYAYGLLQSDAEKYTDIIEMLNDSDTVMYSEHRKKKHR from the coding sequence ATGAACATACCCGCACTGCCCGCCAATGAAACTGAACGTCTTAAATCTCTCTATATGATGGATTTGCTGGACAGAAAAGATGATGAGCGATTATCACGCTTAACCCGTGTGGCAAAGGCGACCTTCAATGTGCCTATTGCGCTGATCTCTCTGCTGGATCGCGACAGGCAGTGGCTGATCTCGCCGATTAATGAGAATTTACGGCAGACCTCGCGTAATGTTTCCTTCTGCGCCCATGCCATTTTGTTGCAGGGGATTTTGATCGTCAAAGATGCCCATAAGGATGAGCGCTTCGCGAAGAATCCTTACGTCACAGGCGCGCCTTTTGTGCGCTTTTATGCCGGGTGCCCGGTACATTTGCCCGACGGTTCCATTGCCGGCACCATCTGCATTATTGACTCAAAACCCCGTGATTTCAGTTCCGATGAAATTAATTTACTGCTCGACCTGGGGGCAGTAGTGGAAGATGAATTTTTGATCATCAGCCAGGCGATGACTGACAAGCTGACCGATCTGCCTAATCGTCGTGGTTTTTATCGCCTTGGCGACAAACGTTTTAAAGAGATGACCAGCACACAGACGCCGTTCAGCTTGCTTTATTTCGTGGTAGACAACTTACAGTCAATTAATGACATCTGGGGGCATGCCGAGGGCGATAATGTACTGCGCGGGTTTGCCCGCAGTCTTGGCAGTTGTCTGCATAAAGATGATATTTGTGGGCGGGTGGATGGTAGCGCCTTTGCGGTATTGCTACAGCAGAAAAACGATCACGACGCCGATGCGTTTCTGTTTAAACTGCAAACCAAAATCGATGAGTTAAATCTTAATGCGGATAACAAATATCACATCAACTATGCCTATGGCCTGCTGCAAAGCGATGCGGAAAAATACACTGATATAATTGAAATGCTCAATGACAGCGATACGGTGATGTATTCCGAACATCGCAAGAAAAAGCACAGATAA
- a CDS encoding glycosyltransferase, whose translation MQVFRSFWQAGYEGADHITRNNDALSMNNATAHDKKHRQDYQALAPFQITTVRESVGWRLVEQENGYDFSSVAEKMAAAQDNGIQICWTICHYGWPENIEFFSEDFISRFAQLCGALATFLRPYYDEAPVYSPINEMSFTSWGISVGLFAPSLSVRDPTGIRSKRQLVRATLAACDAIWQADPRARFLHCDPIIHLVSPDDSPESQQNAAGWHNAQFQAWDMLAGRLEPELGGAPRYLDLIGANYYHDNQWESETNRRLWWHLGDSRRKRLHSLLAELYQRYERPLLLAETSHVGSGRGAWITEIAREVAQAQIAGVEMMGICLYPVIDRPDWENHAVWHRSGLWNIDPEGHDPFERQLDPVYAQALNRARQMLDHFQCLFSVAHRACKERKPMKRIYVFSHLRWDFVFQRPQHLMTRLAEHYSIFFIEEPVFSADEPALYLSQPAPNVTVVKPHTPSPVTGFHDGQIEYMQSLLAEITEDDETPIVWFYTPMALPLLKVFSPALVVYDCMDELAAFEKAPRQLLQRESALLSRADIVFTGGPSLYAAKAGRHHNVHCFTSSVDAVHFEQALDRANHHPLQDDIPHPRLGFCGVIDERMDLDIISALADAHPDWQLVMVGPVVKIDPASLPQRQNIHYLGMQPYQALPQFLAGWDVCLMPFALNAATQFISPTKVLEYMAAQLPVVSTPITDVEKPYGHVVAIARTPAEYVRACEAALQMSDAARQNQQQAMQGIVAATSWDHTAEKMHTLMDNLLHSTPPENVLSAATDMAEINDPSVLRLTPPHHAPAVSTRCLILGAGPTGLSAAFHYGEGATLLERNATVGGLCRSIEDKGFTFDYAGHIMFSEDSYVKALYDMLLGSNLHWQAREAWVYTEGVYTRYPFQGALYGLPPNIIKECILGAIEARYGVASAAKTVSIRSDKEASCDSSAGQVVDCCADGSIPDLSSNDSVQDAMPPDNFESFIYKTWGAGIARHFAIPYNKKLWAVPLAEMETSWLGGRVPLPDLAQIIEGALTEKGKPMGPNAFFGYPLKGGFQALMTAFLPYIKGTVETGAEVKQIFAQQHLAVLADGRQYRYEQLISTMPLPQLIHIMGDEVPSSVRAAANGLRHVSVRCVNLGIGRANLTDKHWIYFAGRTVFHRIFVQGNASPHCNPENGFGLTCEITYSPDKPLPEQGQALIDRCIRECIEVGIFTADDPVLTASQVDIPCAYVLYDHQRKANVETVRKWLLSRDIILSGRYSEWEYYNSDHAFIAGKVAAEKVKNDEYRHSGL comes from the coding sequence ATGCAGGTGTTCAGATCGTTCTGGCAGGCGGGGTATGAGGGTGCCGATCATATCACCCGAAATAATGATGCGCTTTCAATGAATAACGCCACAGCCCATGATAAAAAGCATCGGCAGGATTATCAGGCGCTCGCGCCATTTCAAATTACCACCGTCAGGGAAAGCGTCGGCTGGCGGCTGGTGGAACAGGAAAATGGCTACGACTTTTCTTCCGTTGCTGAAAAAATGGCAGCAGCGCAGGACAACGGCATTCAGATTTGCTGGACCATTTGTCATTACGGCTGGCCGGAAAATATTGAATTCTTTTCCGAAGATTTTATTTCGCGCTTCGCTCAGCTGTGCGGAGCGCTGGCTACATTCCTGCGCCCGTATTATGACGAGGCGCCAGTTTATTCGCCGATCAATGAAATGTCTTTTACCAGCTGGGGGATATCGGTCGGACTATTTGCGCCTTCTCTCAGCGTGCGCGATCCGACCGGTATTCGCAGCAAACGTCAACTTGTTCGCGCCACGCTTGCCGCCTGCGATGCCATCTGGCAGGCGGATCCCCGGGCGCGATTTTTACACTGCGATCCCATTATTCATCTGGTATCGCCGGACGACAGCCCCGAATCGCAGCAGAACGCGGCAGGCTGGCACAACGCGCAGTTTCAGGCCTGGGATATGCTCGCCGGGCGTCTGGAGCCGGAACTGGGCGGCGCGCCGCGTTATCTGGATCTGATTGGCGCGAATTACTACCACGACAACCAGTGGGAAAGCGAAACCAACCGCCGTCTCTGGTGGCATCTGGGCGACAGTCGGCGCAAAAGGCTGCACAGCCTGCTGGCAGAACTTTATCAGCGTTACGAGCGCCCCCTCCTGCTGGCTGAAACCAGCCATGTGGGCAGCGGGCGGGGTGCCTGGATCACGGAGATTGCCCGGGAAGTCGCCCAGGCGCAGATCGCGGGCGTGGAGATGATGGGGATCTGTCTTTATCCCGTCATTGACCGGCCGGACTGGGAAAACCACGCCGTCTGGCATCGCAGCGGCTTATGGAATATCGACCCCGAAGGACATGACCCTTTTGAACGTCAGCTCGATCCGGTCTATGCGCAGGCGCTCAACCGCGCCCGGCAGATGCTCGATCATTTCCAGTGTTTATTTAGCGTGGCGCACAGGGCCTGCAAAGAGAGAAAACCTATGAAAAGAATCTATGTTTTTAGCCATCTGCGCTGGGATTTTGTATTTCAGCGCCCGCAGCATTTGATGACCCGTCTGGCTGAGCACTATTCGATATTTTTTATCGAAGAGCCGGTATTTTCCGCCGATGAACCGGCGCTTTACCTGAGCCAGCCCGCGCCTAATGTGACCGTCGTGAAGCCGCATACGCCATCGCCGGTTACCGGTTTTCATGACGGGCAGATCGAGTATATGCAGTCGTTGCTGGCGGAAATTACCGAAGACGACGAAACGCCCATCGTCTGGTTTTATACCCCGATGGCGCTGCCGCTGCTGAAAGTCTTCTCGCCCGCGCTGGTGGTTTACGACTGCATGGATGAGCTGGCCGCCTTCGAAAAAGCGCCGCGTCAGCTGCTGCAACGTGAATCCGCGCTGCTCTCACGGGCGGATATTGTTTTCACCGGCGGGCCAAGCCTGTATGCAGCGAAAGCCGGGCGGCATCACAACGTGCACTGCTTCACCAGCAGCGTCGATGCGGTGCATTTTGAACAGGCGCTGGATCGCGCTAACCATCATCCTTTACAGGACGATATTCCCCATCCACGTTTGGGATTTTGCGGCGTGATTGATGAGCGTATGGATCTGGACATTATCAGCGCGCTGGCGGACGCGCATCCCGACTGGCAACTGGTAATGGTCGGGCCGGTGGTGAAAATCGATCCGGCTTCGCTGCCGCAGCGACAAAATATCCATTATCTCGGCATGCAGCCCTATCAGGCGCTGCCGCAGTTCCTGGCGGGATGGGATGTGTGTCTGATGCCTTTTGCGCTCAATGCCGCGACGCAGTTTATCAGCCCCACCAAAGTGCTGGAGTATATGGCGGCGCAGTTGCCGGTGGTCAGCACGCCCATTACCGACGTGGAAAAACCATATGGCCACGTGGTGGCGATTGCCCGTACGCCCGCAGAGTACGTTCGCGCCTGTGAAGCGGCGCTGCAGATGAGTGACGCGGCCCGCCAAAATCAGCAGCAGGCGATGCAGGGCATTGTGGCGGCGACTTCATGGGATCACACTGCCGAAAAAATGCATACGCTGATGGATAATCTGCTGCACAGCACGCCGCCGGAAAATGTGCTCAGCGCCGCAACGGACATGGCGGAGATCAACGACCCTTCGGTATTACGCCTGACGCCGCCGCACCATGCGCCGGCAGTGTCCACCCGCTGTCTGATTCTGGGAGCCGGACCGACAGGGCTGAGCGCCGCCTTTCATTATGGCGAAGGCGCGACCCTGCTGGAGCGCAATGCCACCGTTGGCGGCCTGTGCCGATCCATCGAGGACAAAGGATTCACCTTCGATTACGCCGGACACATTATGTTTTCCGAAGACAGCTACGTGAAAGCGCTGTACGACATGCTGCTTGGCAGTAACCTTCACTGGCAGGCGCGAGAGGCCTGGGTCTACACCGAGGGCGTCTATACCCGCTATCCTTTCCAGGGCGCGCTCTACGGCCTGCCGCCCAATATCATCAAAGAGTGTATTCTCGGCGCGATAGAGGCGCGTTATGGCGTGGCATCCGCGGCGAAAACCGTGTCGATCCGTAGCGATAAAGAGGCCTCCTGTGACAGCAGCGCCGGTCAGGTGGTGGACTGCTGCGCGGATGGCAGCATCCCGGATCTGAGCAGCAATGACAGCGTGCAGGACGCCATGCCGCCGGACAATTTTGAAAGCTTCATCTATAAAACCTGGGGCGCGGGCATCGCCAGGCACTTCGCCATTCCGTACAACAAAAAATTGTGGGCGGTGCCGCTCGCCGAGATGGAAACCTCCTGGCTGGGCGGACGCGTACCGCTGCCGGATCTGGCACAGATCATTGAAGGCGCGCTGACCGAAAAGGGCAAACCGATGGGGCCGAACGCTTTCTTCGGCTATCCGCTGAAAGGCGGCTTCCAGGCGCTGATGACGGCATTTTTACCCTATATTAAAGGTACGGTGGAAACCGGGGCGGAAGTGAAGCAGATCTTTGCCCAGCAGCATCTGGCGGTGCTGGCGGACGGCAGACAGTATCGTTACGAACAGCTGATCAGCACCATGCCGCTGCCGCAGCTTATCCATATTATGGGCGATGAAGTGCCGTCATCGGTACGGGCGGCGGCAAATGGCCTGCGCCATGTGTCGGTGCGCTGCGTCAATCTGGGAATAGGCCGGGCGAATTTAACCGATAAACACTGGATCTATTTTGCGGGCAGAACCGTCTTCCACCGTATTTTTGTTCAGGGCAACGCCAGCCCACACTGTAATCCGGAAAATGGCTTCGGGCTGACCTGCGAGATCACCTATTCACCGGACAAGCCGCTGCCGGAGCAGGGACAGGCGCTGATCGACAGATGCATCCGGGAATGTATTGAAGTGGGGATCTTTACCGCTGACGATCCCGTGCTGACCGCAAGCCAGGTCGATATTCCCTGCGCGTATGTGCTTTACGATCATCAGCGTAAAGCAAATGTTGAAACGGTCAGAAAATGGCTGTTATCCCGTGACATCATTCTGTCCGGACGCTACAGCGAATGGGAATATTACAATTCCGATCATGCTTTTATTGCCGGTAAAGTTGCCGCGGAAAAAGTGAAAAACGACGAATATCGTCATTCAGGTTTATAG
- a CDS encoding ferritin-like domain-containing protein → MTHLENYHDWLRDAHAMEKQAESMLSKMADRLEHYPDLKARIVQHIEETRQQQVLLDQVIERNGVSTSIVKDAMSKMAALGQAVGGMMTPDEVVKGAISGYVFEHFEIACYTSLIAAAKMAGDEEGARVFAQILEQEKAMAEWCITHIPDVTEQFLIRSATPDTEAKK, encoded by the coding sequence ATGACTCATCTGGAAAATTATCATGACTGGTTACGTGATGCTCATGCGATGGAAAAACAAGCTGAGTCAATGTTGTCCAAAATGGCAGACCGCCTGGAGCATTACCCCGATCTGAAAGCCCGCATTGTGCAGCACATTGAAGAAACCCGTCAGCAACAAGTCCTGCTTGATCAGGTGATCGAACGCAATGGTGTTTCCACCTCAATCGTAAAAGATGCCATGAGCAAAATGGCGGCGCTGGGCCAGGCCGTTGGCGGCATGATGACGCCTGATGAAGTGGTAAAAGGCGCCATCAGCGGTTATGTGTTTGAGCACTTCGAAATTGCCTGTTACACCTCCCTGATCGCTGCGGCGAAAATGGCCGGTGATGAAGAAGGCGCACGCGTATTTGCACAAATTCTGGAGCAGGAAAAAGCGATGGCGGAATGGTGCATCACCCATATTCCAGACGTCACCGAGCAGTTCCTGATCCGTTCGGCGACACCGGACACCGAAGCTAAAAAGTAA